One window of Nicotiana tomentosiformis chromosome 11, ASM39032v3, whole genome shotgun sequence genomic DNA carries:
- the LOC104120157 gene encoding uncharacterized protein, whose translation MDEQEFRRLLELFPAVRSPDYYLELDTSRQSTSQSKQKEEVKQLLDGHSKGSVESSTRAMDHGEAFWGKLKAAAEKKMGPAEAETFCKAFQQVYRKLVNEELSLEAARSLLNS comes from the exons ATGGACGAGCAAGAATTTAGACGCCTTCTTGAGCTCTTCCCAGCCGTTCGCTCTCCCGATTACTAC CTTGAGTTGGATACATCAAGGCAATCAACTTCCCAATCCAAGCAGAAAGAGGAG GTGAAGCAATTGCTAGACGGGCATAGTAAGGGAAGTGTAGAGTCCAGTACTCGAGCAATGGATCATGGTG AAGCATTTTGGGGCAAACTAAAAGCAGCTGCTGAGAAAAAG ATGGGTCCAGCGGAAGCGGAAACTTTTTGCAAGGCATTTCAACAAGTTTACAGGAAACTT GTGAATGAAGAACTGAGTTTGGAAGCTGCTCGGAGCTTGCTGAATTCATGA
- the LOC104120159 gene encoding mitochondrial fission 1 protein A, whose translation MEAKIGKFMESVGNFFSGGDQIPWCDSNIVTGCEHEVAEAEKGSSDELKSECIMRLSWALVHSKRPEDVQRGIAMLEASLGGSNSPLQMREKIYLLAVGYYRSGDYARSRQLVERCLEIAPDWRQALTLKQTIEDKITKDGVIGIGIAATAVTAVGILAGGIVAALSRKK comes from the exons ATGGAAGCGAAGATCGGAAAATTCATGGAATCGGTCGGAAATTTCTTCAGCGGCGGAGATCAGATTCCTTGGTGTGATTCGAATATTGTCACT GGTTGTGAACATGAAGTTGCTGAGGCGGAAAAAGGTTCCTCTGATGAACTCAAAAGTGAATGCATCATGCGTCTGTCATGGGCTCTTGTTCACTCAAAACGGCCAGAAGACGTGCAACGTGGAATAGCAATGCTTGAAG CTTCTCTGGGTGGCAGTAACAGTCCCCTGCAAATGAGGGAAAAGATTTATCTTCTGGCTGTTGGCTACTACAGAAGTGGGGACTATGCAAGAAGCAGACAGCTTGTTGAGCGTTGTTTGGAG ATTGCACCGGATTGGAGACAGGCTTTGACACTCAAACAAACTATTGAAGACAAAATCACAAAAG ATGGAGTTATTGGCATTGGCATTGCTGCTACTGCTGTTACTGCAGTTGGTATCCTGGCTGGTGGAATTGTAGCTGCTTTGTCCCGCAAGAAATGA
- the LOC104120158 gene encoding probable magnesium transporter NIPA6 — protein MVFSKDNMTGIILALLSSVFIGASFIIKKKGLRRAAVVSGVRAGVGGYSYLLEPLWWIGMVTMIVGEVANFVAYAFAPAVLVTPLGALSIIVSAALAQIVLKEKLHPLGILGCVMCIAGSIVIVIHAPQEHAIASVKEIWYMATQKAFLLYVGSVLVLVFILVFYFAPQCGHSNVLVFTGICSLMGSLSVMSVKALGTSLKLTVEGKNQLMYPETWFFMFVVAVCVVTQMNYLNKALDTFNTAVVSPIYYVMFTTLTIVASVIMFKDWDGQNVGSIISGICGFIVVLSGTILLHVTKDMERSSSFRGTSYTPLSPTLSTRLCNTNGESLKHEEESGSFSEEVDSRRQELQV, from the exons ATGGTTTTTTCTAAAGATAATATGACTGGGATCATTTTGGCTTTGCTTTCAAGTGTGTTTATAGGGGCAAGCTTTATAATCAAGAAAAAAGGTCTTAGAAGAGCTGCTGTAGTCTCTGGTGTTAGAGCTG GTGTTGGTGGGTATTCATATCTATTGGAGCCCCTTTGGTGGATTGGAATGGTCACAA TGATTGTCGGAGAGGTTGCGAATTTTGTGGCATATGCATTTGCTCCGGCAGTTCTTGTTACCCCTCTTGGTGCATTGAGTATCATTGTCAG TGCTGCACTAGCTCAGATTGTTTTGAAGGAAAAGTTGCATCCTCTTGGAATTTTGGGTTGTGTGATGTGCATTGCTGGTTCTATCGTGATAGTTATCCACGCACCACAGGAGCATGCTATCGCTTCTGTCAAAGAAATATGGTACATGGCAACTCAGAAAG CATTTTTGCTCTATGTAGGATCGGTGCTTGTCTTGGTTTTCATTCTTGTCTTCTACTTTGCTCCTCAATGTGGACACTCGAACGTCCTTGTTTTCACTGGAATATGCTCATTGATGGGTTCTCTCTCG GTTATGAGTGTTAAAGCCCTTGGTACTTCACTAAAGTTAACTGTTGAAGGAAAGAACCAGTTGATGTATCCGGAAACCTGGTTTTTTATGTTTGTTGTCGCAGTTTGCGTCGTTACACAAATGAACTATCTCAATAAG GCCCTTGATACCTTCAACACTGCCGTTGTATCTCCTATATACTATGTTATGTTCACAACATTGACTATTGTTGCCAGTGTCATCATGTTTAAG GACTGGGATGGCCAGAATGTTGGGAGCATTATATCAGGAATATGTGGTTTTATCGTTGTGCTGTCCGGAACCATCTTGTTGCATGTTACCAAAGATATGGAGAGAAGTTCATCTTTCAGAG GTACAAGTTACACACCTTTATCCCCGACATTATCAACCCGACTATGTAATACAAATGGGGAATCACTTAAGCATGAAGAAGAAAGTGGATCGTTTTCTGAGGAAGTCGATTCTAGACGACAGGAACTCCAGGTTTAA